In the Maribacter sp. MJ134 genome, one interval contains:
- a CDS encoding transcriptional regulator, with the protein MIAYAKKYKGIHPGRVLKRELKKRSLKQRPFALSIAEHPQTLNAITNERRDLNTALALKIEDKLGLEEGSLVLLQAFYDIKKEKAGHHTKTPDFSILRKSLFWDTDIKKIDWEGQYKAVIRRVLERGNTQEKKEISRFYGAKRVAEVANSMNRTATSL; encoded by the coding sequence AAAATATAAAGGAATACACCCTGGCAGGGTTCTGAAAAGGGAACTTAAAAAACGGTCTCTTAAACAACGCCCTTTTGCCCTGTCTATAGCCGAACATCCCCAAACCCTTAACGCCATTACGAATGAGCGGCGTGACCTCAATACGGCCTTGGCTCTAAAGATTGAGGATAAACTTGGTTTGGAGGAAGGCAGTTTGGTGCTCTTACAGGCCTTTTATGATATTAAAAAGGAGAAAGCGGGCCATCATACCAAGACACCTGATTTTTCGATTTTACGAAAATCCCTTTTCTGGGATACGGATATCAAAAAAATTGATTGGGAAGGGCAATACAAAGCGGTTATTCGCCGTGTACTGGAACGCGGCAATACCCAGGAAAAAAAGGAGATTTCTCGATTTTACGGGGCAAAAAGGGTTGCTGAGGTCGCCAATTCCATGAATAGAACAGCAACTTCACTTTAA
- a CDS encoding nucleotidyl transferase AbiEii/AbiGii toxin family protein has protein sequence MNAKEFEAFRLVGGTSLSLQIGHRESVDIDLFSDLTYSSIDFNSIDNYLDEAFPYVDDIRELFPGIGKSYLIGKDKENAIKLDVYHTDDFITPVKIVDGIRMTTIEEIIAMKLDVVQREGRKKDFWDLHELLSEYGVGDMLDWHQSRYPYSHDRNLILENFTNFERADEDFDPICLRGKYWEFIKEDIQEAIEAFGSENP, from the coding sequence ATGAACGCAAAAGAATTTGAAGCTTTTCGATTGGTAGGTGGAACATCCCTAAGTCTACAGATCGGTCATAGGGAATCTGTGGACATAGATCTGTTCAGTGATTTGACTTATAGCTCTATTGATTTTAATAGCATCGATAATTATTTGGACGAAGCGTTTCCATACGTGGACGATATTCGAGAACTGTTCCCCGGAATTGGGAAGTCCTATCTCATTGGAAAGGATAAGGAAAACGCCATAAAGTTGGATGTTTACCATACTGATGATTTCATCACGCCCGTAAAAATTGTGGATGGAATCCGTATGACCACCATTGAAGAAATCATTGCCATGAAATTGGATGTGGTGCAACGGGAAGGACGGAAAAAGGACTTTTGGGATTTGCACGAACTGCTCTCCGAATATGGGGTAGGGGATATGCTGGATTGGCACCAAAGTCGATACCCTTATAGCCACGATAGGAATCTAATACTTGAAAATTTCACCAATTTCGAAAGGGCAGATGAGGATTTCGACCCCATTTGCCTACGGGGAAAGTATTGGGAGTTCATCAAGGAAGATATCCAAGAAGCCATTGAAGCATTTGGCAGCGAAAATCCCTGA
- a CDS encoding plasmid mobilization relaxosome protein MobC translates to MEQRKRGRKRLGNKKRHHNIMLRFNDTEYERLRQLCASYQLDISKRGTTGPMLRRLILQQGAAEKDRLPDTSNLAYHFNKIGNNINQLVKLAHRKNQRSPNSELQYEIRKTNELLQALLETVNEKWK, encoded by the coding sequence ATGGAACAACGGAAAAGAGGTCGAAAAAGATTGGGTAACAAGAAGCGGCACCATAATATCATGCTTCGGTTCAACGATACGGAATACGAAAGATTGAGGCAACTATGCGCATCGTACCAACTGGATATTTCCAAAAGGGGAACGACAGGTCCGATGCTCAGAAGGTTGATCTTGCAACAAGGGGCAGCGGAGAAGGATAGGCTTCCCGACACTTCGAACCTTGCCTATCATTTCAATAAAATAGGAAACAATATCAACCAATTGGTGAAACTCGCACACCGCAAAAACCAAAGGAGTCCGAACAGCGAACTACAATATGAGATACGGAAAACGAACGAATTGTTACAGGCTCTTTTGGAAACCGTAAACGAAAAATGGAAATGA
- a CDS encoding relaxase/mobilization nuclease domain-containing protein: MIAKLIYGETCQGTMKYVLGKEGMRVLGYGNTFSQNISPKFFENVLYFQGQRNATKNRYAHISLNLPHGEHLDDKTFLKVSEEYMENMGYGEQPYVVVRHTDTEHEHVHIVTTNVKEDGKVLGIYNSHRRSMATRQHLEKKYGLSPAPTTKQKSQLPIYRLPELQFGMDAEKGTKYYLQDVLNSINQKYKVRSFDELARLVKPYHIEIRTIKNESGRVGVAYGLNNQKGYQTRFINGSEVHRGLSGPKLKKVFDIHSKSKLLPTHRKRLLKQIETTYDLFRTIQPHDLEEVLKEYQGIDIKLDIKGDVIEGYTVFDKSMYVFRAKELGRNVRMQNRLDIFGNREEPTQIDTESKQFKLEVQKVIEEALKTSYLKSRKQQGLLSEHILKTSFGDIVPSLTTSEKHSFLERYIPRNQKTGFRKAVEKIFPIVRERLFELETKKEKAALQNKFNLIGKVLKNKIFDVSTEQGSVHLLFQSLGVKYHDNKLSFANSDRHTVPVPLGHLSLPGQMEKYVSTGFVRQNHSMLEMLSEQSSESSPKLTATAMFLPMIFPNLYEKMNPVYKKQFESVALGSYVKNAERMHAPFEKSPKDYIALFNARGFYFVKGEEGFKIKSIYTGNESSHTLSRRTSLYLGSIPDLTNVLHKQKPIIRDLLEEGRSNLKNLWAGHLLEKGMYDKVAFMLTAEKVYPNLHREMVQHHMDNGLRESMNVASVRQTNIQQNRLLRKGVYAVSSLLGSSGKKAEEVYNGFKDELTDSTKSKRKGIGMGLLW, translated from the coding sequence ATGATAGCAAAGCTGATTTATGGCGAGACCTGTCAAGGAACGATGAAGTATGTTCTCGGAAAAGAGGGTATGCGCGTACTCGGTTACGGCAACACGTTTTCCCAAAACATATCGCCAAAGTTCTTTGAAAACGTACTTTATTTTCAGGGACAGCGCAACGCCACTAAAAACCGCTATGCGCACATCAGCCTTAACCTTCCCCATGGGGAACACTTGGACGACAAGACCTTCCTAAAAGTATCCGAAGAGTACATGGAGAATATGGGTTACGGGGAGCAGCCCTACGTCGTTGTCAGACATACGGATACCGAGCATGAACACGTCCATATCGTAACGACAAATGTAAAGGAAGATGGCAAAGTACTCGGAATCTACAATAGCCATAGAAGAAGCATGGCGACGCGGCAACACCTAGAGAAGAAATACGGCCTATCCCCCGCACCCACAACGAAACAGAAAAGCCAGCTGCCGATATATCGATTACCCGAACTACAGTTCGGAATGGATGCGGAAAAAGGAACAAAATATTACTTGCAGGATGTACTCAACAGTATCAACCAAAAATACAAGGTGCGTAGTTTCGATGAACTGGCAAGATTGGTAAAACCTTACCACATCGAAATAAGAACTATAAAGAACGAATCGGGAAGGGTAGGTGTCGCTTACGGGCTTAACAATCAAAAAGGCTATCAGACAAGGTTCATCAACGGCTCCGAAGTACACCGAGGATTGAGCGGCCCGAAACTTAAAAAGGTCTTCGATATACATTCCAAATCGAAGCTGTTGCCGACGCATCGCAAACGCCTCTTGAAACAGATAGAAACGACCTATGACCTTTTCCGAACCATCCAACCACATGACCTTGAGGAAGTCCTAAAGGAATATCAGGGAATCGACATCAAACTGGACATAAAAGGAGATGTTATCGAGGGGTACACGGTCTTTGACAAATCGATGTACGTTTTCAGGGCAAAGGAACTCGGCAGGAACGTTCGGATGCAGAATCGTTTGGATATTTTCGGCAATAGGGAGGAACCCACCCAAATCGATACCGAAAGCAAACAGTTCAAATTGGAAGTCCAAAAAGTTATAGAAGAGGCATTGAAGACTTCTTACCTGAAATCCCGGAAACAGCAAGGACTGCTTTCGGAACATATTTTGAAAACCAGCTTCGGGGATATCGTCCCAAGCTTGACCACTTCAGAAAAGCATAGTTTTTTGGAACGTTACATCCCAAGAAATCAAAAGACCGGATTCAGGAAAGCCGTAGAAAAGATTTTTCCGATTGTCAGGGAAAGGTTGTTTGAACTTGAAACCAAGAAGGAAAAGGCCGCTCTGCAAAACAAATTCAATCTCATTGGCAAGGTATTGAAAAATAAAATCTTCGATGTCAGCACGGAGCAAGGAAGCGTTCATCTTTTGTTTCAATCCTTGGGCGTAAAGTATCATGATAACAAGTTGTCCTTTGCAAATTCGGACAGACACACCGTTCCCGTTCCTCTGGGACACTTGTCTTTACCCGGGCAAATGGAAAAATATGTATCCACGGGATTCGTGCGCCAAAACCATTCGATGTTGGAAATGTTATCGGAACAGTCTTCCGAAAGCAGTCCAAAGCTGACGGCGACCGCTATGTTCCTGCCCATGATTTTTCCGAATCTTTATGAAAAAATGAATCCCGTTTATAAAAAGCAATTTGAAAGTGTCGCTTTGGGGTCCTATGTAAAAAATGCAGAACGGATGCACGCCCCCTTCGAAAAATCTCCGAAGGACTATATCGCGCTTTTTAACGCAAGAGGTTTCTATTTTGTAAAGGGAGAGGAGGGTTTCAAAATCAAGTCGATTTATACAGGCAACGAATCAAGCCACACCTTGTCCAGAAGAACAAGCCTTTATTTGGGTTCGATTCCCGATTTGACTAACGTTTTGCATAAACAAAAGCCCATCATCCGAGACCTATTGGAAGAGGGCAGGAGTAATCTAAAGAATCTATGGGCGGGACATTTATTGGAAAAGGGAATGTACGATAAGGTCGCCTTTATGCTAACGGCTGAAAAAGTGTACCCGAACCTGCATCGGGAAATGGTGCAGCACCATATGGACAACGGACTTCGCGAAAGCATGAACGTGGCATCAGTAAGGCAAACCAATATTCAACAAAACCGACTGCTCAGAAAAGGCGTTTATGCGGTTAGCTCCTTATTGGGCAGTAGTGGTAAGAAAGCCGAAGAGGTCTATAACGGGTTTAAGGATGAATTGACGGATTCCACAAAATCCAAAAGGAAAGGTATAGGCATGGGACTTCTGTGGTAA
- a CDS encoding site-specific integrase — protein sequence MKTNITLSMDTRRKRKNGTCPIVFRLSHHRKTIAISTGFAVPPEFWNKKSRDVKKTYKGVSSVARLNNLLTKKKTELRDGINVLEENGQLNGLSIKELKYRLTKKSDSICFFEYGKNLIEEMKEANRFGNAQTYIGALGVLKKFHKKEHLRFEEVTYAYLKRFETAHLKKGNSINGLSTYMRTFRAIYNKAIHQELVSADSYPFRKYKIKTQPTAKRAISKDKIKRILDLKLEPDSPLFHSRNYFLCSYLMNGISFIDMAFLKIDNIVDNRIQYRRQKTARPYDIKITEQLASIMNHYLKDKIKTAFIFPIIKRDEIQDQYKDVRWARKRYNKRLKEIAQLCEIEENLTSYVSRHSMATNLILNNVPINALSKMLGHRDISTTEIYIKNLPTHIMDEYQERLEI from the coding sequence ATGAAAACAAATATCACACTCTCGATGGACACAAGGCGCAAGCGTAAAAATGGCACTTGTCCCATTGTTTTCAGATTAAGCCATCATCGTAAAACCATTGCCATTTCTACAGGTTTTGCTGTGCCTCCCGAATTCTGGAATAAAAAGAGTCGTGACGTAAAAAAGACCTATAAAGGTGTTTCCTCAGTAGCCCGCCTCAATAATCTCCTAACAAAAAAAAAGACAGAGCTGAGAGACGGTATAAATGTCTTGGAGGAAAACGGTCAATTAAATGGCTTAAGTATTAAGGAGCTGAAATATAGGTTGACCAAAAAATCGGATTCAATTTGTTTTTTTGAATATGGCAAAAACTTGATTGAAGAAATGAAAGAGGCAAATCGTTTTGGAAATGCTCAAACCTACATCGGTGCCCTAGGCGTATTAAAAAAGTTCCATAAAAAAGAGCATCTTCGGTTTGAGGAGGTAACCTATGCCTATCTCAAAAGATTTGAAACTGCTCATTTAAAAAAAGGCAATAGCATCAATGGACTATCTACATACATGAGAACATTTAGGGCTATATACAACAAAGCTATTCATCAAGAATTGGTATCAGCAGATTCTTACCCTTTCAGAAAATATAAAATAAAAACTCAGCCAACGGCTAAACGAGCAATTAGTAAAGATAAAATCAAACGTATTTTGGATTTAAAATTAGAACCTGATTCCCCTTTATTCCATTCGCGCAATTACTTTCTCTGCTCATACCTTATGAACGGTATTTCCTTTATTGATATGGCATTTTTAAAAATTGACAACATCGTAGACAACCGCATTCAATATCGTCGGCAAAAAACTGCCAGACCTTATGATATCAAAATAACGGAGCAACTGGCATCTATAATGAACCACTATTTGAAAGATAAAATTAAAACCGCCTTTATATTTCCAATTATAAAGCGTGATGAAATTCAGGACCAATATAAAGATGTAAGATGGGCAAGAAAGCGATATAACAAACGTCTAAAAGAGATTGCTCAACTTTGTGAAATTGAAGAAAATTTGACAAGCTATGTAAGCCGTCATTCCATGGCAACAAACCTGATTCTCAATAATGTTCCAATAAATGCTCTGAGTAAAATGCTCGGACACAGGGATATTAGCACAACGGAAATATACATTAAAAATCTACCCACACATATAATGGACGAGTATCAGGAAAGATTAGAAATTTAA
- a CDS encoding xanthine dehydrogenase family protein molybdopterin-binding subunit, whose protein sequence is MSSVKTKIGRRSFIKSSALAGGGLMLSFNWLASCKMTSEEVNNLPKEWFEINGYLKIADNGQVTIMSPNPEGGQNVKTAMPMIVAEELDIDWKDVIVEQAPLNTDLYSRQFIGGSQAIRTSWEGLRMAGASARYMLKSAAAEVWQEPIEEITTELGILHHKSSEKSASFGEMASTAVQISVPEEVQLKEVGDFKIIGTSKKNVDGLKIVTGKPLFGIDTYHEGMLTAMIVHPPAFGMKLKSFDDSVVKKMPGIRAVFSTKVLDDDYTRQHFDTCTFLEVVAIVGDSTWEVMNAKKVISVDWEPFETYTEERQPYRGPQITLTIPSGLENSTGHIAKMTEMVSKKAKVVRKDGNPEKAFRNAARVIERTYTAPFLAHNCMEPMNFFADVKSDSAQLSGPLQKAELTEQAISVRLGIPIDKIDIQLTRLGGGYGRRSYAHWALEAAVISQKMKAPVKLVYSREDDMTGGIYRPAYQVIYKAALDANNNVTAFHINAGGIPESPLYANRFPAGAVDNYLAESWTINTNITIGSFRAPRSNFMASAEQSFLDEIAEAVGKDPIDFRLELLDRAAKNPVGEKNDYDAERYAGVLKLVKEKSNWSDSDTNAKRGVAAYFCHNSYAAQVVDMTWENDQLKIQKVTCAIDCGIVINPDAASNLCEGGIVDGIGNALYGELTFKEGIPRKSNFDDYRMIRMRESPKEIEVHFVKNDINPTGLGEPTFPPVFAALANAMYKATGKRYYNQPFASDMKELI, encoded by the coding sequence ATGTCATCAGTAAAAACAAAAATCGGAAGACGTTCCTTTATAAAAAGTTCTGCTTTGGCAGGTGGTGGACTCATGCTAAGTTTTAATTGGTTGGCATCGTGTAAAATGACTTCGGAAGAAGTAAATAATCTACCCAAGGAATGGTTTGAAATCAATGGCTATCTAAAAATTGCGGACAATGGTCAAGTCACAATCATGTCTCCAAATCCCGAAGGCGGTCAAAATGTAAAGACCGCTATGCCGATGATAGTAGCGGAAGAATTGGATATTGATTGGAAGGATGTTATTGTTGAACAAGCTCCCTTAAATACTGATTTATACAGCCGTCAATTTATCGGTGGTAGTCAAGCTATTCGAACAAGTTGGGAAGGTCTCCGTATGGCAGGAGCTTCTGCAAGATATATGCTTAAATCGGCAGCTGCGGAAGTATGGCAAGAACCCATTGAAGAAATCACTACGGAATTGGGAATACTGCATCACAAATCGAGTGAAAAGTCCGCGAGTTTCGGAGAAATGGCATCGACCGCAGTGCAAATTTCAGTTCCTGAAGAAGTGCAATTAAAGGAGGTAGGCGATTTTAAAATCATTGGCACTTCCAAAAAAAATGTGGACGGACTCAAAATCGTAACTGGGAAACCGTTGTTTGGAATAGACACCTACCATGAAGGTATGTTAACTGCCATGATAGTTCATCCTCCTGCTTTTGGAATGAAACTCAAATCATTCGATGATTCAGTTGTCAAGAAAATGCCTGGAATTCGAGCCGTTTTTTCAACAAAAGTGTTAGATGATGACTACACGCGACAACATTTTGACACCTGTACTTTTCTTGAGGTGGTTGCCATTGTAGGCGATTCTACTTGGGAAGTCATGAACGCAAAAAAAGTAATTTCTGTTGATTGGGAACCTTTTGAAACCTATACTGAGGAAAGACAACCCTATAGAGGGCCACAAATAACCCTTACTATCCCCTCTGGTTTGGAAAATTCTACTGGCCATATTGCAAAGATGACCGAAATGGTATCTAAAAAGGCTAAAGTCGTCCGGAAAGATGGTAATCCAGAAAAAGCCTTCAGAAATGCTGCAAGAGTTATTGAGCGGACTTATACCGCACCTTTTTTAGCCCATAATTGTATGGAGCCGATGAACTTTTTCGCCGATGTAAAGAGTGATAGCGCACAACTATCTGGGCCCCTTCAAAAAGCTGAACTTACAGAGCAGGCTATTTCTGTTCGGTTGGGAATTCCGATAGATAAAATAGATATTCAACTTACACGTCTCGGTGGTGGCTATGGGCGACGTTCATATGCCCATTGGGCTTTGGAAGCTGCTGTCATTTCACAAAAAATGAAAGCTCCCGTTAAACTGGTGTATTCGCGTGAAGATGACATGACCGGAGGTATCTATCGCCCTGCATATCAAGTTATCTACAAAGCTGCTTTGGATGCAAACAACAATGTGACCGCTTTTCATATTAATGCCGGAGGTATTCCTGAAAGTCCCTTGTATGCAAATAGATTTCCAGCTGGGGCAGTTGATAATTACCTTGCCGAGAGTTGGACAATCAATACGAACATCACCATAGGTTCCTTTCGGGCGCCCCGCTCCAATTTTATGGCGAGTGCTGAACAGTCTTTTCTTGATGAAATTGCGGAAGCAGTTGGAAAAGACCCCATCGATTTTCGACTAGAACTATTAGACCGTGCAGCGAAAAATCCGGTAGGCGAAAAGAACGATTATGATGCCGAACGTTATGCCGGCGTCTTAAAATTGGTCAAAGAGAAATCGAATTGGAGTGATAGCGATACGAATGCCAAACGGGGAGTTGCTGCTTATTTTTGTCATAATTCATATGCTGCTCAAGTGGTGGATATGACTTGGGAAAATGACCAACTAAAAATTCAGAAAGTGACCTGTGCTATTGATTGCGGTATCGTAATAAATCCTGATGCGGCTAGTAATCTTTGTGAGGGTGGAATTGTAGATGGAATTGGGAATGCACTATACGGAGAATTGACTTTTAAAGAAGGGATTCCTCGGAAAAGCAATTTTGACGATTACCGTATGATTCGGATGCGTGAATCGCCAAAAGAAATTGAGGTACACTTCGTAAAAAATGATATTAACCCAACTGGGTTGGGAGAGCCGACTTTCCCGCCTGTTTTTGCCGCTTTAGCAAATGCAATGTACAAAGCTACTGGTAAGAGATATTACAATCAACCATTTGCTAGTGACATGAAGGAGTTGATATAG
- a CDS encoding putative quinol monooxygenase, translating into MKKSKILVFIFFSALVSSSWGQSEKLVLQDSVFDNMMVRMAEIEIHPEYIDEYKAILKEESEASVRLEAGVICIYPMYQKDNPLQIRLLEIYADDEAYQSHLQTSHFQKYKTSTLKMVKSLKLIDMEAIDYKSMSKLFRKV; encoded by the coding sequence ATGAAGAAGAGCAAAATTCTGGTTTTTATCTTTTTTTCGGCTCTTGTAAGTAGTTCTTGGGGGCAATCGGAAAAATTAGTCCTGCAAGATTCCGTGTTTGACAATATGATGGTACGGATGGCGGAGATAGAAATCCATCCGGAATATATTGATGAATACAAAGCTATACTGAAGGAGGAATCCGAGGCATCGGTTAGGCTTGAAGCTGGGGTTATTTGTATTTATCCCATGTATCAAAAGGATAATCCGTTGCAAATCCGTTTATTAGAAATTTATGCAGATGATGAAGCTTATCAATCCCATCTACAAACCTCACATTTCCAAAAATATAAGACCTCGACCCTCAAGATGGTTAAGTCGCTAAAATTAATAGATATGGAAGCCATTGACTACAAAAGCATGTCCAAGCTTTTTCGAAAAGTCTAG
- a CDS encoding xanthine dehydrogenase family protein molybdopterin-binding subunit, with product MTLIKTKIGRRSFIRTSTLASGGLVLGFNWLASCKNKTEEEILAMPKEWFEMNSYLKIGDNGVVTITTPNPEFGQNIRTSMPMIVAEELGVDWKNVVVEQAPYHAEKYGMQFTGGSRGIMTRWEPLRMAGASARHVLIAAAAQAWQVPANEITTEDGVLYHKATEKSAGYGEMASAAAKITIPEDITLKEVKDFNIIGTSHKNVDAKSIVTGEPMFGMDYQKEGMLIAMIVHPPAFGMTLKSMDAQAAKAMSGIKDVVAIKSFKDDYEKGGFDVNAFPEIVAVVGDSTWEVLQAKKKLNIEWQQFDSYTETINGFRGTQTKNVPAGLESSTNHAAKMAELAAKPGNIVRTDGNPKAAFKNAAKIIERSYSAPFLAHNCMEPLNAFAHVKGDKAEIAAPIQIPSLIVPTIASSLGIPVENIAMEMPRMGGGFGRKAYAHYVVEAALISQKVNAPVKLVYTREDDMTNGIYRPSYHATYRAALDENNNMTALHVKAGGVPESPLFANRFPAGAIDNYMAEEWAIDSNITIGAFRAPRSNFMAGAEQSFLDEVAEASGKDPIQFRLDLLKRAKENPVGERNDYDAERYAGVLELLREKSGWSATPANVNRGISAYFCHNSYAAHVLDIRMDDGKPVVEKVVCAIDCGIVVNPDAATNMAEGAITDGIGNAFFGELPFIDGMPQKTNFHEYQMIRMTDAPKEIEVHFVENEIAPTGMGEPPFPPIFGAVANALYKATGQRHYQQPFVTEKQVVG from the coding sequence ATGACACTCATAAAAACCAAAATAGGTAGACGCTCATTCATTCGAACATCCACTTTAGCAAGTGGCGGATTAGTGCTAGGCTTTAATTGGCTAGCCTCTTGCAAAAACAAAACAGAAGAAGAAATTTTAGCCATGCCTAAGGAATGGTTTGAGATGAATTCATATTTAAAAATCGGAGATAATGGCGTGGTTACGATTACCACACCGAATCCTGAATTTGGTCAAAACATTCGGACTTCAATGCCCATGATTGTCGCTGAAGAATTGGGTGTTGATTGGAAAAATGTTGTCGTTGAGCAAGCACCTTATCATGCTGAAAAATACGGTATGCAATTTACAGGAGGTAGTCGCGGCATAATGACACGCTGGGAACCGCTGCGAATGGCAGGTGCTTCTGCACGTCATGTTTTGATTGCAGCAGCTGCCCAAGCATGGCAAGTTCCTGCAAATGAAATTACTACTGAAGATGGAGTGTTGTATCATAAAGCAACTGAAAAATCGGCTGGCTACGGAGAAATGGCATCCGCTGCAGCTAAAATTACCATCCCTGAAGATATCACCTTGAAAGAAGTCAAAGACTTTAACATCATTGGCACATCGCATAAGAATGTTGATGCGAAAAGTATCGTTACTGGAGAACCGATGTTTGGAATGGATTACCAAAAAGAAGGTATGTTGATTGCTATGATTGTCCATCCTCCTGCCTTCGGAATGACATTAAAATCTATGGATGCTCAAGCTGCCAAAGCCATGTCTGGCATTAAAGATGTCGTTGCGATTAAAAGTTTTAAAGACGATTATGAGAAAGGTGGTTTTGATGTCAATGCATTCCCCGAAATAGTTGCGGTCGTAGGAGATTCCACTTGGGAAGTATTACAAGCCAAAAAGAAATTAAACATAGAATGGCAACAATTTGATTCGTACACAGAGACCATCAATGGGTTTAGAGGTACGCAAACCAAAAACGTTCCTGCCGGACTCGAATCGTCTACAAATCATGCCGCGAAAATGGCAGAACTTGCTGCAAAACCCGGAAACATTGTCCGTACAGACGGTAACCCAAAAGCAGCATTTAAAAATGCCGCAAAAATTATAGAACGTTCGTATTCAGCTCCTTTTCTAGCGCATAATTGCATGGAGCCTTTGAATGCTTTTGCTCATGTAAAAGGAGATAAGGCAGAGATTGCCGCACCCATTCAAATTCCAAGTTTAATTGTGCCCACAATTGCCTCCAGTTTAGGAATTCCAGTAGAAAATATAGCCATGGAAATGCCTCGTATGGGAGGTGGTTTTGGTCGTAAGGCCTATGCACATTATGTCGTTGAAGCAGCTTTGATTTCTCAAAAAGTAAATGCCCCGGTAAAGTTGGTATACACTCGTGAAGATGATATGACTAATGGAATTTATCGCCCTAGTTATCATGCCACCTATCGTGCTGCACTAGATGAAAATAATAATATGACTGCCTTGCATGTGAAAGCGGGTGGTGTACCTGAGAGTCCCTTATTCGCAAATCGTTTTCCTGCGGGAGCCATCGATAATTATATGGCGGAAGAATGGGCTATTGATTCTAACATTACCATTGGGGCCTTCCGAGCGCCTCGCTCCAACTTTATGGCCGGTGCTGAGCAATCGTTTTTAGATGAAGTTGCTGAAGCTTCAGGCAAAGACCCGATTCAATTTCGTTTGGATTTGCTAAAACGTGCGAAGGAAAATCCTGTGGGAGAAAGAAATGATTACGATGCAGAACGCTATGCAGGAGTTTTGGAACTGCTTCGTGAAAAATCAGGTTGGAGCGCAACTCCGGCGAATGTAAACCGAGGAATATCAGCCTATTTTTGTCATAATTCTTATGCTGCACATGTTTTAGATATTCGAATGGATGACGGAAAACCTGTGGTTGAAAAAGTTGTTTGTGCTATCGATTGTGGTATTGTAGTGAATCCTGATGCGGCCACAAATATGGCCGAAGGAGCAATTACAGATGGTATTGGAAATGCCTTTTTCGGAGAACTGCCTTTTATAGATGGGATGCCGCAGAAAACGAATTTTCATGAATATCAGATGATACGTATGACCGATGCCCCTAAAGAAATAGAAGTGCATTTTGTTGAAAATGAAATCGCACCAACAGGAATGGGAGAACCACCATTTCCGCCAATTTTTGGTGCCGTTGCCAATGCATTGTACAAAGCAACTGGACAACGTCATTACCAACAGCCTTTTGTAACTGAAAAACAGGTGGTCGGATAA
- a CDS encoding (2Fe-2S)-binding protein yields MAKFNLNINGKERELDVDPTTPMLWVLRDHIKLVGTKYGCGIAQCGACTVHLDGTAVRSCQLPISSVGDKEITTIEGLSEKGDHPVQQAWLEVDVPQCGYCQAGQIMTASALLEKNPNPSDEEIETAMNGNICRCGTYTRIKKAVKIAANSINA; encoded by the coding sequence ATGGCGAAATTTAATCTGAATATCAACGGAAAAGAACGTGAACTAGATGTTGACCCTACAACACCTATGTTATGGGTTTTAAGAGACCATATCAAACTAGTGGGAACAAAGTATGGTTGCGGTATTGCCCAATGTGGGGCATGCACCGTGCACTTAGATGGTACTGCAGTACGTTCTTGTCAACTACCAATATCTTCAGTTGGTGACAAAGAAATTACAACCATTGAAGGCTTATCTGAAAAAGGAGACCACCCGGTTCAACAAGCATGGTTAGAGGTTGATGTTCCGCAATGCGGCTATTGTCAAGCAGGCCAAATTATGACAGCTTCCGCTTTGTTAGAAAAAAATCCGAATCCTTCAGATGAAGAAATCGAGACGGCCATGAATGGTAACATCTGCCGTTGTGGAACGTATACCCGTATCAAAAAAGCGGTTAAAATTGCAGCAAATTCAATCAACGCTTAA